In Campylobacter sp. MIT 12-8780, the genomic stretch TGATTTTGCGGGTGCAAGGCAAGGGAAATATCCTTAAAAATGGCACTAGAGGGGATTTGCATATCGTTGTTTTGGTTGAAGAAGATGCTAATTTTATCAGAGATAATCTTGATATTTATATCGAATTTCCGGTATTTTTCACTCAAGCTGCTTTAGGACAAAAGATCAAAATCCCTACTATAAGGGGCTCTGCTTTTTTAGAACTTCCTGTTGGAGCAAAGGACAAGGATCATTTTGTGCTTGAAAATGAGGGCGTAAAAGATATACACAGCAATAAAATAGGCAGGCAGATCGTGCAAATTGCCGTGCAGTTTCCAAGCAAGTTGAGTGAAGAGCAAAGAACTTTGCTTGAGGAGCTTAACAAAAGTTTTGGCGTAAGTGAAGACGGACTGCATCAAGAACAAAAAGGCTTTTTTGACAAACTTGCTTCGTGGTTTAAATAAACTTTGTGCTGATGAAAGCGAACAAAATCAAGGCACAAGAAACTCAAATCAGTAAAATTACACACAAAAAATGGTTGTTTTCATAACTTTATTGTGTTATAATCATACTTTTAAAATTCACAAGAGCTGTTTTTGTCTTTTGTGGGGGTTTATTTTCTAGGAAAAAAATGCTAAAAAAACACCTTTATATCGCAAGCGATCATGCGGGTTTTGAGCTAAAAAAAGCTCTTTGTGCTTTCTTTGAGGAACAAAAATTTGATTTTGATGATCTTGGAACATACGATGAAACGAGCTGTGATTATCCAGATTATGCACATTTACTTGCTTCAAAGATCGATGAAAACAGCTTTGGCATACTTATTTGTGGTTCAGGTATTGGTATGAGTATAGCCGCAAACAAACACAAATATATCCGTTGCGCTTTGTGTAATGACTTAACAGCTGCTAGGCTTGCTAGAGAGCATAACAATGCAAATGTTCTCGCACTTGGGGCGCGTTTTGTGAGCGTTGATCGTGCAAAAGAGATCATAAAAGAATTTCTAAATACTGAATTTGAAGGTGGCAGACATACTCAAAGAGTGCAGAAAATCGAGGAAAAAAAATGTTGTTAGATTGGCTTGTTTTAACCTTATTGATTTGTTTGTGTTTATATCTTACTGTTATGCTTTTGTATTACAAAACCTTGCTAAGCAAAGAAAAAATTTCAAAAGATTTTATCAAAAACAACCTTGATGACACTGAAATCGTCATTCGCAAGCTTCAAATTCAGCTTCAAAGAAGCTTAGGAAATATAGACATTTTAACCGAAGAGCTCAATAAAATCAAAAGCGATTTAACCTCGCTTCGAACGAGGAATTCCCAGTATAGATTAGAAAATGACAAGCTCAGGCAAAGGATTAAAGAGCTTGAAGCAAAAATAGAGGCATTATTATGACAAAACTTACCCAACAAGAGCAAGAATTTCTTGCTTCAAAGATCAGAACCATTGCGGATTATCCTAAAAAAGGCATACTTTTTAGAGATATTACCACCTTGCTTAACAACAAAGACGCTTTGTTTTTCTTGCTCGATCATTTAGAAGCTCGTTATAAAGACAAGGAGCTTGATTTTATCGCCGGCACTGAAAGCAGGGGCTTTATCTTCGCGGCTTTACTTTGCGCAAAGCTTAATTTACCCTTTGTGCCTCTTAGAAAACCGGGCAAACTTCCTTACAAAACCTTTAGCTGCGAATACGCTCTTGAATACGGACATGACAGCATAGAAATTCATCAAGATGCTTTTGGCGAGGTAAAAGATGCTAGAGTGCTTTTGGTTGATGATCTTATAGCTACAGGAGGCACAGCTCTTGCTTCTTATGAGCTGATAAAAAAGGCTAAGGCTCAATGTGTCGAGGCTTGTTTTTTAATCAACCTTGTTTCACTTGGTGGAGCAAAAAAGCTTGAGGATTTTACTTCAGTGTATAGTGTTTTGGAGTTTTAAGCATGGAAGAGTATTTAAAAGAGTTGCTGTATAACTACCAGCATTTAGCCTATATTATCATTTTTTTATGGTGTATTTTAGAAGGCGAACTTGCTTTGATTTTGGCTGGAATTTTTGCTCATGAAGGGCATGTAAATTTAGCTATGGTTATCTTTGTAGCTGGGCTTGGTGGCTTTGTGGGCGATCAAATTTATTTTTATATAGGCAGATATAACAAAAAATACATTCAAAAAAAGCTTCGCTCCCAAAGGCGAAAATTTGCAGTAGCGCATTTACTCTTACAAAGATTTGGCTGGCCTATCATCTTCATACAAAGATATATGTATGGCTTTAGGACGGTTATTCCTATGAGTATAGGTATCACTCGTTATAGTGGGAAAAAATTTGCCTTTATCAATCTCATCTCAGCTTGGGTTTGGGCGGCTATCACCATACTTTTGGCTTGGTTTTTTGGAGAAGAAATTTGGAAATTCGTTAAGTGGGCTGAAGAGCATTGGTATTATGCAGCTATACTT encodes the following:
- the apt gene encoding adenine phosphoribosyltransferase — translated: MTKLTQQEQEFLASKIRTIADYPKKGILFRDITTLLNNKDALFFLLDHLEARYKDKELDFIAGTESRGFIFAALLCAKLNLPFVPLRKPGKLPYKTFSCEYALEYGHDSIEIHQDAFGEVKDARVLLVDDLIATGGTALASYELIKKAKAQCVEACFLINLVSLGGAKKLEDFTSVYSVLEF
- a CDS encoding DedA family protein, whose amino-acid sequence is MEEYLKELLYNYQHLAYIIIFLWCILEGELALILAGIFAHEGHVNLAMVIFVAGLGGFVGDQIYFYIGRYNKKYIQKKLRSQRRKFAVAHLLLQRFGWPIIFIQRYMYGFRTVIPMSIGITRYSGKKFAFINLISAWVWAAITILLAWFFGEEIWKFVKWAEEHWYYAAILIISFLSLMIFGFKQMEKAILRKRNRK
- the rpiB gene encoding ribose 5-phosphate isomerase B → MLKKHLYIASDHAGFELKKALCAFFEEQKFDFDDLGTYDETSCDYPDYAHLLASKIDENSFGILICGSGIGMSIAANKHKYIRCALCNDLTAARLAREHNNANVLALGARFVSVDRAKEIIKEFLNTEFEGGRHTQRVQKIEEKKCC